TTCACCAGCTCCCTGTAGGTTTCCACATTCACCGGTGGCACCGTCGGGGCCAGCCTGTGGCCCAACGCCAAACCCCTCATGTACTCGCTCGGACGCAGGCCCGCAGCCGAGGCTTTGCGACACACCTCCGCCAGTTCCACAGGGCTCAAGCGCACCGGCAGGATCTCACTACGCACCTCTTCAGCCTTCAGCCTCGGACGAGCCACTTCCACCCCTTTCCATTACCAGCTCCTGCGGACGAGCGTTTTTGGAAGGCGCGTATGCGTATTACAAAAACATAGCTCGCTCCATACCCTAAAACATCGACGGGAAAATCCTATACCCTACAACCAGCGCTGTCTAGACCCAAACACCCGAAATCCACACCAGACCCGAGATCCTTAAGGCTTTGTGATCTTTTGTTCATGTCTGTCAAGTCCGTTGAGAAACTGGGGGCATCTCTCCTCACGATTGAATATGAAGACCTTCCTTAGCGAATTGACTGAATTATTGAAAGCCATTCCCCAATTGCTCGCGTCGGTCGGTTCCATTGCCGTCGCCGCGGTGACCGCCCTCGCCGCTTACAGAGCAAGAAGCAATGCGTCGGCTTCCCAAAAACAGACACACAAGCTCGACGTCGCCGCGGTCGAGCACGCCCCCCTGGACGACAAATCCACGCTCCCTTTAAAAATTCTCTTCGGTGGATTGACCTTCCTCTTTGTGGCCGTTTTGGTCGCCCTTGGGACCGCGGCATTCACGCCGCCTGGAGTAAACATCTTCTTCTTTCTATTCAACGCGTTCGCTTTTGTATTCAGTGTCATTGTCTACGCCCTTTTTCTTTCGGGCGTGGACAATTTGATGGCCAATGAGGCGCAGGTCCATCTGCGCAACG
This is a stretch of genomic DNA from Gloeobacter morelensis MG652769. It encodes these proteins:
- a CDS encoding plasmid mobilization protein, translating into MEVARPRLKAEEVRSEILPVRLSPVELAEVCRKASAAGLRPSEYMRGLALGHRLAPTVPPVNVETYRELVKIGVNLNQLARAINTAVKAGERLEISAEDVQSVSRLLSRVGAEVVGNDRQAE